One window of Sinorhizobium numidicum genomic DNA carries:
- a CDS encoding ABC transporter permease, with translation MNKRVLSLVLSRLLIAVITLLIVSFAVFFATTLLPGDTATILLGQAATPEAVEGLRKAMHLDEPAIFRFLRWTVGLLQGDLGTSYANEMPVADLIGGRFVNTLKLAGVTALFSVPIALTLGITSAMLRGSLYDRAVTVLTIGVISVPEFMIATSAVLIFAVYLKWLPALSFANEVHSLTDMLRIYAMPVVTLTFVVSAQMIRMTRAAVIETLNTPYVEMALLKGASRPRMVFRHALPNALGPIVNAVALSLSYLLGGVIIVETIFNYPGIAKLMVDAVATRDLPLIQSCAMIFCLGYLLLMTTADIIAILSNPRLR, from the coding sequence GTGAACAAACGTGTCCTATCGCTTGTGCTGAGCAGGCTGCTCATCGCCGTGATCACCTTGCTGATCGTCTCGTTTGCCGTCTTCTTCGCGACGACGCTGCTACCCGGAGACACGGCGACGATCCTGCTCGGCCAGGCCGCCACACCGGAGGCGGTCGAAGGTCTGCGCAAGGCGATGCATCTCGACGAGCCGGCGATCTTCCGCTTCCTGCGCTGGACCGTCGGCCTCTTGCAGGGCGACCTCGGAACCTCCTATGCCAACGAGATGCCGGTCGCCGACCTGATCGGCGGACGCTTCGTCAACACGCTGAAGCTCGCCGGCGTTACCGCCCTCTTCTCGGTGCCGATCGCACTCACCCTCGGGATTACGTCGGCGATGCTGCGCGGCTCGCTCTACGACCGGGCCGTCACGGTACTGACGATCGGCGTCATCTCCGTACCGGAATTCATGATAGCGACCTCCGCGGTGCTGATCTTTGCCGTCTATCTGAAGTGGCTGCCGGCGCTCTCCTTCGCCAATGAGGTCCATAGCCTCACCGACATGCTGCGCATCTATGCCATGCCGGTGGTCACCCTCACTTTCGTCGTCTCGGCGCAGATGATCCGCATGACGCGGGCGGCGGTGATCGAGACGCTCAATACGCCCTATGTCGAGATGGCGCTGCTCAAGGGCGCCTCGCGGCCGCGCATGGTTTTTCGCCATGCGCTGCCCAACGCGCTGGGGCCGATCGTCAATGCCGTTGCGCTTTCGCTGTCGTACCTGCTCGGCGGCGTCATCATCGTCGAGACGATCTTCAACTATCCGGGGATCGCCAAGCTGATGGTCGATGCCGTCGCCACCCGCGACCTGCCGCTGATCCAGAGCTGCGCGATGATCTTCTGCCTCGGCTACCTGCTCCTTATGACGACGGCCGACATTATCGCCATCCTTTCCAATCCGAGGCTTCGATGA
- a CDS encoding ABC transporter ATP-binding protein: MVNLVEIRDLKVEATTDSGRRVEIINDVSFDIAEGEIVALIGESGSGKTTIALTLMGHTRPGCRISGGSISVAGKDMVTLSEKQRARVRGTEVAYVPQSAAAAFNPAATIMDQVIEVTRIHGLMSPDEARARAIELFRALSLPEPETIGSRYPHQVSGGQLQRLSAAMALIGGPQLVIFDEPTTALDVTTQIEVLRAFKSVMKKGGIAGVYVSHDLAVVAQIADRIVVLKGGETQETGTTEEILQGAKHPYTRELLAAFEPKPRGDAGLARATPTPLLKIEKLVAGYGPRQADGLPLVRAVEHVSLEVEKGRNLGIIGESGCGKSTLARAIAGILPPAAGKVVFDGKELGLSARERSRDHLREMQIVFQYADTALNPAKSVEDILDRPLVFYHGMDRTARSARIDELLDMVRLPRNLRHRRPGELSGGQKQRVNFARALAADPKLILCDEITSALDTVVAAAVIELLKELQRELGLSYIFISHDLSVVEAICDEIVVMYGGRKVEEITPAKVKAPQHPYSQLLFSSVPKLDPAWLDGLEQDPELVRAYCRR; the protein is encoded by the coding sequence ATGGTCAATCTCGTAGAAATCCGTGACCTGAAGGTCGAAGCCACCACCGATTCCGGCCGCCGCGTCGAGATCATCAACGACGTCAGCTTCGACATCGCCGAGGGCGAGATCGTCGCGCTGATCGGCGAAAGCGGCTCCGGCAAGACGACGATCGCGCTGACGCTGATGGGCCACACCCGCCCCGGCTGTCGCATCTCCGGCGGCAGCATCTCCGTCGCCGGCAAGGACATGGTGACGCTCAGCGAAAAGCAGCGCGCGAGGGTGCGCGGCACCGAGGTCGCCTATGTGCCGCAATCGGCTGCCGCGGCCTTCAACCCGGCCGCCACCATCATGGACCAGGTGATCGAAGTCACTCGCATCCATGGGCTGATGTCGCCCGACGAGGCGCGCGCTCGCGCAATCGAGCTCTTCCGGGCGCTATCGCTGCCGGAGCCGGAGACGATCGGCAGCCGCTATCCGCATCAGGTCTCAGGCGGGCAATTGCAGCGCCTTTCGGCCGCCATGGCCCTCATCGGCGGCCCGCAGCTCGTCATCTTCGACGAGCCGACGACGGCGCTCGATGTGACGACGCAGATCGAGGTGCTGCGCGCCTTCAAGTCGGTGATGAAGAAGGGCGGCATCGCCGGCGTCTATGTCTCGCACGACCTCGCCGTCGTTGCCCAGATCGCCGACCGCATCGTCGTGTTGAAGGGCGGCGAGACGCAGGAGACCGGCACCACCGAAGAGATCCTCCAGGGGGCCAAGCACCCCTATACGCGCGAGCTGCTTGCCGCCTTCGAACCGAAGCCGCGTGGGGATGCCGGCCTTGCCCGGGCCACTCCGACTCCGCTGCTGAAGATCGAAAAGCTCGTCGCCGGCTACGGCCCGCGCCAGGCCGACGGCCTGCCACTGGTGCGGGCCGTTGAGCATGTGAGTCTTGAAGTCGAGAAGGGCCGCAATCTCGGCATCATTGGCGAATCCGGCTGCGGCAAGTCAACGCTTGCCCGTGCCATAGCGGGTATCCTGCCGCCCGCCGCGGGCAAGGTTGTCTTTGACGGCAAAGAACTCGGCCTCAGCGCTCGCGAGCGCAGTCGCGATCACCTGCGCGAAATGCAGATCGTCTTTCAATATGCCGACACGGCGCTTAACCCGGCAAAGTCCGTCGAAGACATTTTGGACCGGCCTCTCGTCTTCTACCACGGCATGGACCGAACGGCGCGGAGCGCCCGCATCGACGAGCTGCTCGACATGGTGCGCCTGCCGCGCAACCTGCGTCATCGCCGGCCGGGAGAGCTTTCGGGCGGCCAGAAGCAGCGCGTGAATTTCGCCCGGGCGCTCGCCGCCGATCCGAAGCTGATTCTCTGTGACGAGATCACTTCGGCCCTCGACACGGTGGTCGCCGCCGCGGTCATTGAGCTACTCAAGGAACTGCAGCGCGAGCTCGGCCTCTCCTACATCTTCATCAGCCACGACCTGTCGGTGGTGGAGGCGATCTGCGACGAAATCGTCGTGATGTATGGCGGCAGGAAGGTCGAGGAAATCACCCCCGCCAAGGTCAAGGCACCGCAGCACCCCTATTCGCAACTGCTGTTCTCGTCGGTGCCGAAGCTTGATCCCGCGTGGCTCGACGGCCTGGAACAGGATCCCGAGCTGGTGCGGGCCTATTGCCGGCGCTAA
- a CDS encoding ABC transporter permease, with protein MTTSSTSTTSARTSGTRLGYRFNLVGMIGLAVILFWALVAIFAPLIIPYPVGEIVDLDYFGPMSADFWLGSDYLGRDMLSRILMGARYTVGISLAAVTIACFSGVVLGMIAAVAGGWLDTVLSRFLDALHSIPSKLFGLVVVAAVGSSIPVLILTLSVIYIPGAYRFARALAVNINAMEFITVARIRGESTLYLIRSEILPNIAGPVLADLGIRFVFIVLLLSGLSFLGLGVQPPHADWGALVRENIGGLPFGAPAVMAPSFAIASLTISVNLLIDNLPQKIRDRSE; from the coding sequence ATGACTACTTCGAGCACTTCGACGACTTCCGCCCGAACATCCGGAACCCGGCTTGGCTACCGCTTCAATCTCGTCGGTATGATCGGCCTTGCGGTCATTCTTTTCTGGGCGCTCGTCGCGATCTTCGCGCCGCTGATCATCCCCTATCCGGTCGGCGAGATCGTCGACCTCGATTACTTCGGCCCGATGAGCGCCGACTTTTGGCTCGGCTCGGACTATCTCGGCCGCGACATGCTCTCGCGGATCCTGATGGGTGCCCGCTACACCGTCGGCATCTCGCTTGCGGCGGTGACCATCGCCTGCTTCAGCGGCGTGGTGCTCGGCATGATCGCAGCGGTCGCCGGCGGTTGGCTCGACACGGTGCTCAGCCGCTTTCTTGATGCCCTCCACTCGATCCCGAGCAAGCTCTTCGGCCTCGTGGTGGTCGCCGCCGTCGGCTCCTCCATTCCGGTGCTGATCCTGACGCTGTCGGTGATCTACATCCCCGGCGCCTATCGCTTCGCCCGCGCCCTCGCCGTCAACATCAACGCGATGGAGTTCATCACCGTCGCCCGGATCCGCGGCGAAAGCACGCTCTATCTGATCCGCTCGGAAATTCTGCCGAACATCGCCGGGCCGGTGCTGGCGGACTTGGGAATTCGCTTCGTCTTCATCGTGCTCTTGCTTTCCGGCCTCTCCTTCCTCGGCCTCGGCGTCCAGCCGCCCCATGCCGACTGGGGGGCGCTGGTGCGCGAGAACATCGGCGGACTGCCCTTCGGCGCACCGGCGGTAATGGCTCCCTCCTTTGCGATCGCCAGCCTGACGATCAGCGTCAACCTGCTGATCGACAACCTGCCGCAGAAAATCCGCGATCGGAGCGAATGA